DNA sequence from the Vicia villosa cultivar HV-30 ecotype Madison, WI linkage group LG3, Vvil1.0, whole genome shotgun sequence genome:
ACAATCGCAACAACAAACAGCTAGAAAtaatttcttcttcatcttctcatCGTTTCAACATGGATATCtagtctttcttccaaaaaaggaTGCAACAACAACATTTGCAACATTCCCCTAAGTCAACTCCATACTCCTTGTCTCAAATGTGATAGGTTAACCATCACCATTTATGAGGATGATTATAAACTTATAGTTGACGCGTGCAAGCATCATCTTCATGGAAGGATAATTTGGATCAAAGACACAACACCTCTTACTGTGGCTTCCTTGAGGCTTTAATTTATGGAGGTATGGTTTGTTATTAGTAACTTAgggaactttttttttttgaattttcattctCTTTCTTAAAGGATGTGCATCGTGTTAGGTCTGTGAACTCTTGGAACTTGAATGTTAAAGTTTTAAAGTTATTCCCTTGGACTAGAGATCTTATCCTTTCTACATTGAAATAAACTTCTGCACAAGTTTGGATTATAATATGTGGTCAACCTTAGGAGTATTGTCGACTTAGGATAATTTTTGCAATAACGAGTAGTGCGGGAACCCCTATTTGCATGGATTAGGCTTCTAACACTCCTTTTTTTGATCAACCCTTTGGTAATTTTGTTACAGTCTAAGTAAATTTAGACCTCACGAAGGAACTCAATTTCAAAATCCTAGTGGAAAGAGTAGGGTTTGCCTTCTTTGTGGATCTAGAATATGAGAAGATTCTTGAATTCTGTTTGCACTGCATTTGCATTGGCCATTTCTCTAGGCAATTGCAAAAGAAAAGAATAGTAGCAGAAAAAAGATGGGGAGTTGGAGGTGGAAGAAAAAGTGTTTGAAATTGAATAAAGTAATGAGCAAGATGATATTAATATGGTGGAACTTATAAGTGAAGATGAGACGAATGTCATTTAGTCATTTTGTTTACgtttaaaatttgatttagtcATTTTGAGTACATTCCTAATTTGAGTCATTATGTTTGGTTTATGTATGTTGCAACTTTTGGTTTATATTTGCAACTTTTGTTTTTAAGTCATTATGTATGTCGTTGGAACATATTTTTAGTATTTGTGTATGTTGTTGGAACCTATTTTAGTATTAATGTTTTCATATTAAGCATTTaccttaatttttaaaatctcACAATAGCGGTCATCCCGTTATCCGCTATGCCACATTTGGGAGGTCCGGCGCTACGCGCCGCTATCTGAGATTAACAACCTAGCTATAATCTCTCACGAGCAAAGTGGTTTTGTGAATAGTATAAAGATTAGATAAGGGATAACATATGCCTTGCTTCTAAAGCTATTAACCTTATAAACCATAAAAGTTTTGGGGGAAATTTTGCCTTCAAAGTAGATATTTATAAGTCCCTTGATTCCTTAAGTCGGTCCTTTCTTCTCAAAACTTTATCAGCTTTTGGTTTTTGTGAAAATTTTTATCTTTGGATCAAGATAATTCTGGAACCTGCTCATCTATGTATAGGCATCAATGAATAAGCAAAATGGTTTCTTCAAATTCTCCAATGGTGTGAGGTCGGGTGATCCACTATCTCCTATTCTTTTTTTGTCTGGCAGAAGAAGTTTTGAGCAAAGTTATTGCTAAACTTGTTGAAGACAAGAAAATATCTCTGATGAAAGGCTCTATAAACAATATGGTTCCATCACATACCTTTTATGTTGAAGACATATGATATTTTGTAAGGGTGACTTGAGGTCCATCAATACTCTCTCCAGTCTCTTGGCAAGATAGGCTCAACGTTCAGGACAAACATGCAATACTACCAAATACCTTATCTTTGCAGGTGCAATGGACCAGTCAAACACAAGAGTATTGATGACCTTTTTGGCTTTACTATGGCCTTCACTCCTTTTATTTATCTAGGTGCCTTTGATCTTTTTTTTGCAGACCTAAGAATATCCATTTCCAATTCATTGCTAATAGAATTATACTTAAGCTTGCTGCTTGGAAAACCAGTCTTCTCTTTGTGGCTGAAAGCTTAAACTAGTTAAAATTGTTGTTCATGGCATGTTGATACATAGCTTGATTATTTATAATTGACCTTGTGGTATCATAAACAACATAGAGGCTTGGATGAGAAATTTCATATAGGATGGGGATTTGGACAAAAGAAAAGTGGTCATTGTAGCTTGGCATAAATGCTATAAAAGTTACAAGGAATGAGGCTTAGGATTAGATCCTTGAGAGTTCTTCACGATGCTGCTAGTCTTTATCTCTATTGGTCCTTGGTGCAGACAAATTATAGTTGGTATAAACTCTTTTGTTCTAGAGTCTTTCAAGGCAACAGAGTCATTTCGcatcatattgactcatctcttTTGAAGTGGACTCAAGAACCATTACTGTACTATCGCAGAAAATTCAAAATGGCTTCTTGGTGATGGTAAGAAAATTAACTTCTTGTTAAACTGCTGGATGGATATTCCTCTTgtcaataaatttaatattcaCCCAATGTATCACAACACTCTATCTTACAAGATTTTAGAATACTTACACGCTATGGTTTGATCTCTTCCCTCAATACTTCAAACAGTTATTCTTGAGTTGTTGAACTATATATCTTTATGTTTCGTTCTCAATAATTGTATTGTTGACATGCTAGTTTGGTCCGGCACCAAGAATGGTGATTTAAGCCTTAAGCGGGCATATAATTTTCTAGTTAAACCTTACCATTCAGACTTGGACTGGATTTCCGTGGAACCCTTTCATACCTCCGTCTAAATCTTTCTTAATGTGGTGTTTTTTGCACAACAGACTTCCCACCGATGAAAACATGACTAGAAGAGGTTTTGCTTTTACTTAGAGGTGTTCTTTATGCAATAGAGATTGTGAATATTCATCTCACATTTTCTTTGACTACCGTTTTGTGTCTCACATTTGGAAGTGGTTTTCAGATTCCTTTAACATTCACAGGCCTTTAAAAAAATTCTTGGACTGCAAGCAAGCTATGAGAAATGATTGGTCACCTCAATTGATCGTTACTTTCAATGCTAGTCTTGTTAGCCTTTTTCATAGATTTGTAAAGCTAGAAACTATATAAAATTTGATGGTAGGATGGTCCTCTAGAAAGCTTGTGTTGCCTTCATAGCTGTCGCTACCAATTTTGTGGGAAAATAAACCAACAAAGCCTCAAACtcttccatgaacaattttagcATCTCGAAGAAATTAAAGATCTCTTTTCATCCTCCTAAAGTCAAGAAAATCATAAACATCCTTTGACAGCCTCCTAATAGGAGTTGGATCAAATGTAAAATTGATGGCTTTGCTATAAGAGTTCCATCTTCTTGTTCTTGTGAAAGGAATCTTCAAAAATGAGGTAGCTGATCTCATGGGAAGCTTTGCAAACTTTTTGGGTGTTGGCAGTGCATTATAGGCGGAGCTTACTGCAACCATGACAATAATGAAGCATGTTAGGGAGAGAAATTGGGATAATCTTTGGATTGAATTCGATTCCACAATTGTTGTGAAAGCTTTTAACAATTATAACCTTTTTCCTTGAAAGATAAGATATTGATGGTTGAATTATGTATCTACTATTCTTGACATGGGTTGCTCATATTTTTTGAGAAGTCATTGGTTATGTGAATTCGTTAGCCACCATTGATATCATGTCTAAAACTAATAATTGGCTCAATTTTGTGTATAGGAATATTAAAAAAGATTTTATGTTAGATAAACTTCGTACCGCTTAAGAAATTTTGGTTTGATCCCTTTTATGTAACTTGTTTTTTGTCTTTCAATATACTTgatctatttttttgtttaaaaagagTAGATATTGAACAATTAGTTATTAACTAATAAAgatatttcaaaaaatatgttacagattaaaaagaataaataatgaCAATAACTAAATAAGTTTGAGAAAGTGAGcttattttaattctaaaatatatttaaaaatagatattatttcaacataaaaactcaatttatattataattaaattatatctACTAATTAGTAGATATTTGGATGTTTTAATATTTGTTCACCTTCTACTCAATTtataagggtgtgtttgtttcggtGCTAAATAAAAAGATTCATAGGAACTTGATGTTGGAAATAGTTATTCCTTTGTTTGGTagatgagaaagaaaaaaaatgccttGAAATAAATAATACCCAAAAATATAAGTTATTCGTaaaattttaactatttattcTCATGTCAAAGGATGAGAATTATATATTCTCatgagaataaaaaaataaacaactcaAACTACCCACTTTCATATTATTTCaacatattattttatatttttaaaattataaataaaataaaattctaagtTATTCCTCGAAACCTTAATTATTTACGAAACAAATTGATAGGAATAAAATTCATATAATTAACATTTCAAATAATAACATTTctgaaattttaatttaaatccgTCAAACAAACTCACTCAAACCCTAAGGAATATGGACTAATAAAGATTTTATATATTTGAGACTATTTTTGTGATTTCTTTATTCTTAAACtacccaaaaaaaaaactaaataaacaaTTACATATTTTTTGTGAGACTGTGTATATTGAGATTAAACTTTTGAAACATACTTTTTAATGTATTTATACAttcaaaataaacttaaatagaaaagaaaaagggGTTAGAAGATGGGATACGGAAGGAGAGGAAAGTAGACAATTTTGAAGGAGAGGATCCACACtctagataaaataaaataaaaaataaaataattgatggtcAAAGGAAGGGACGAAGCGTTCTCTGTTGTTATTGTGTtttgaaagagagagagagagagagagtgagggaTGCTGGAAAACCCTCCGCCACCAGAATCTGCCACTGCGGTGAAGCGCTATGCTCCACCCAATCAGaggtttttttattctattttctatattctcttctctttctttttttaccACTTCTAACTATtacttatcatcatcatcattttccTGCAGAAACCGTTCTACCCATAGacgcaaatcatctggttcgttACATCTCTTTCTTTaatctacaaaccctaatttattatGATTATCCCTAATTCTTCTTACTACTACTTTGCAATGTTAAATAATCCCCTTTTTGTTTCACCTTAGTTTTTTTTGTCTTCCTCTCCCTCTAGGAGTTAGGCTACCCTACCTCTGATAGACTCTCTTTGCTACATAATCTATTGGTGTCTTCTCCACACATATTCAAACCATCTAAGTCAAAGTTCAATtatcttaattttaaaattatttgtcaCATAATTTTATACACTAATTAGTTTCTTCTGTACATCAACCAAACTAACACCCAATTTTAGTTTACATGAAAATTGTAAGGGCCAAAAGTAAAATTTTAAAACGATAAACATTGATAAACAAGAGCTTTAATCCTAGCTAAAACATTGAATCAGTGGGGTCTAAGGCATCTGTGGACTCATAATAAGAGTAATGGATTCAGCCTTCAAGCATGGTCTTATGGGAGAGAAACTAAAAGTAATTTCATATGAGGATTACTGTTTGTTACTCTTAGCCATCAGATATGTGTAAAATAAGTGGTTGAAGTCGGGGAATAAGTCTTTATGCTCTTGGTACATTTGGATTTCTTCCTCCTTTTATTTGTAATGTAATGCATGTATTATGTTTCATTTATATAACTGATATCAAGCAATGGTAAAACTTTTCACCCATTTTGTTCGATTCTAATTTGTACATGTCGTCTGGTTTCTATCAAATTATGTAGATCGGCTTGATCGAACAAACAGTGCTGGAAGTGATTTAGAAAAGAATCAAGTTGCTTCTTCAAGAAACTTTCAAGTTCCAGACCATGGAGATGCTAGCAGCAGTAATATTCTTAATGAGAATCATTATTCAAGATTCATTGCTTTAGAAGGCTGTAGTAGCAGTGCAGCTTCCCAGCTTCTCAATGACCGTGAGCCTACCCTTCCTTTTGTTTGCAAAAACTTGTCTATTTTGGGTTATTAAGTTTAATATTCTTTAACCCTAGTGATTTCTGTAGTTCATTAGGTTTTCTCATTAGAACAAGGTATAATAAGTATCTGATACATGACAAATACTATCAATTGGTTTGCATAGGATTAAGATATGAAGATTTTAGGACATAAGAATATATTGATCTTGATGGTTTGTTTAGGTTTGTCCATGGAAAAGGGATGATAAGAccaatttttagttttatttaacaTGATTTGTGCTTCTTCATTCTCTATGAATTCCCAAAGTACTTGTTTGTGTTATGTTTAGTAAGTTTCCTTGACAGATGATTGCCAACTCTCAagtctaaaataaataaataatttaacattATTAGGAATTGTTTTGCTTATAATGAATACATGTCTTGCTTTTACATGGTTGTGTGCTTTTTGTTTCATTAAATGTTCTGTTGTATTTCATGTTTCATCTACTTAGCTCTCCACCAATCATTATTTATTGCATTAAAGAGAAGAGTGAGGGAAGGGTGGGTGGGTAGGGTATGAATTGTTACTTTGCTGTTATTGGTTTGTTATGTCAATATCATTTATTAACTAACATTACATGTTATCTCTGTTGGCCATGAATTTCTGTTTCCAGGTTGGACAGCTGCAATACAGTCCTACAATAATCCCAAAGATTCATCTGGTTAGTGGGCAATCATCAAAATGATTACCTTTCCAATTTTGTGAAATTTGTAACTGTGTTTACTATTTAGTGTTGATGGAACTTCAACTTGTTTTGCATGTCTCAAAGTTTTCTCGTGAATTGAGTTGAGGTCACCAGTAAAGCTAAGAAATAATTCAAACTAGTTATCGTTACAATAATTAACCATTTGTGTTAGGCCAGCAGTTCTTTCTATAATTGACTATAAGCTTGGCAACTAGATATATTCAAAATGTGATAGATCATGCAATTGCGATACTTACAAGAATTTGGTGACTCGAACTGAAATACACTGTTCCTTGTACACTTAATTAGGGTTTGAGGGCTCATCTCAACCTCATGCAGTATCAGTGGGCCTTTTCCTCAGTAATTTGGCCTTTTACTCGTGATTTATTACATTTACTCGAACTGTTTTGATAGTACAAACTGAGAAGACTTATTAAGTGATGGGTATCGTATCGTTATTCTTTTAGTTATGGTGTCATTATTTAATTAGCTTTGTGGTGTTGACTCCCTTAGCTTCTATATTGCTGTCTGGATGTCTTGTTTAACCATTTTTCGCCTCTGAGCATATATTATATATGCATCAGTGATATCATGAGCGACCATTGTAGATGCAGTGATAGTAGATTATGTGCTACATATGATAGGGTAGGCATGGGCTTGATTTCTgcttattaattttcttttttttaccaCTTTCACATTTCAGAGAAACCAGTTATGTATTCTGGTGGGACATCAGTTTGGACTCAATTCAGGCTTCCTCATCAGGTAAGCTTTATATTAAATCTCCTTCCCCTCCCTCTTGCTTTCTAAATCGGAAGTGATCTTATAATATATATCTTCCCGCAGATTATGTCACCAGCTGCGAGTGTTCCCCCTTCTGTGTCACAGCGGGACTTCCTGGGAGAACTTCGTCGCCAAATGCAGAGCGCCAATTCTAGTTTCAACACATGATGGGGGACTTGAATTTTGTGATCTAGATATTGTTTGTTTGTGATTTTATAATCAAGTTCTTGTCACAGCTGAATGCTTTAAGAACACTATACTTGACTACCTGTTTGTGACTTTGTAACATTGACATGTCATGATATATGCAAGACAGAATCAGAATATATGTGTCGCATGTGTAGGTGTAAATTGGGTAAGGATTGGACTCCATGTCCTTGGTGATTTTTTCTCCATCTTTGGGATATCTTACATTATTAAGCTTACTCTATAGGTTTGCTAAGTACCAGTACTGGTTTTCATAATTTTATCAAGGTATGGTGTGATTTTATTGTTCCTGAACTTCCCTCTGACTGATTCCGCCGAAAGAGTTGAAAAAACGAAGGAATCAATCAAAGTTTTGAAACTGATTGAAGCTTTTCAAGATTCTGAGAACCGAAAGGAAAGGCAtgtaaatactttttttttttaagtgaaaTTTAAGCTTTTAGGAACATTCCTGGTGTAGAGATAACCCAATATTGATTGGCTTAATCTTCTGGAGCTTTGTCTAGGAGGTTTGTTGTTTGGACAATCGTATTTtagaaattttattatatttatgggTTTTTGATAAGGGTtctgagaagaaaaaaaaagaaggttgTTTTTACCTAAGCCAAAAGTTGCTCCATTCTGATTTGACTAAGATTATTAATTTAAATGAAGCTCAATCGGTTGAAACCTTTATAAGGATATTGCTACATCCGTCCTAAATTATAATTTTAGATATTTCACAcgaattaaaaaatacaattattattttatggaaaaggaaaaatattgtATAACTTTACAAAAATGTCTTTCAACAACTACATTGGAtagtgaaattaaaaaaatactccCTAAGTTTCAAATTATAAGAcattttggagaaaaaaattgTCTTAATCGTACTCCCTATGTCTGAAATTATAAGAcgctttggaaaaaaattattttaaattatacgtCACTTTTCATTTTCAATGTAACATTAATATAAGTTTTTCAAATATAATCTCTATCATTTATTATTCTTTCTTTgtcatattattttaattttgctttttttttatataattttaatttcgctttttaatttaattattgaaggACATTTTTGTAAAGttatatatcattttatttttctataaagTAATAGTTGCATTTCTTAATTCGTGTGAAATACTcaaaacttcttataatttaagaCGAAGATGATATGAAAAAGGAAGAGTAATAAGGATAAAGAGCATGGtagaaaaaattatattaatgttGTATTAGTAATGTAAAGTAACTTATAATTTAGATAATTTTTTTCCCAAAACGTCTATAATTTGGTTATAATTTGGGAAGGAGGAATAATTTTTACATGCTGAGCCATCATAAAGCTATGAAGAGAATGTTTTATAAGTAAAAACAATTACATAGACAAATGGAGAAAGTTGGAaaatatctacaatataagaaagttaactGATCTAGAAAGTACAATTCTGCCCTTTTGCTTCCACAATCTGCCACATGGACACCTTAATTGCTTTCCTTTTCTACAATCTACACCACCACGTCTGATTTCAAAAAAGCCAAAGACCACCTTtacaaaattttcaaatatattaattttatattgctATGTTTCTTGGAAAACACAATTATAATCTCTACCATACTCAAactctttctcaaagtcttttcaTTAGGTTTTATTACTCTCTTTCTATCTACCTCTATCTTTTTGCTATTTCTCCATCTCACTCCCGTTTTGAAAACTGCGCCATCTTCCATCT
Encoded proteins:
- the LOC131660495 gene encoding uncharacterized protein LOC131660495; amino-acid sequence: MLENPPPPESATAVKRYAPPNQRNRSTHRRKSSDRLDRTNSAGSDLEKNQVASSRNFQVPDHGDASSSNILNENHYSRFIALEGCSSSAASQLLNDRWTAAIQSYNNPKDSSEKPVMYSGGTSVWTQFRLPHQIMSPAASVPPSVSQRDFLGELRRQMQSANSSFNT